The genomic window TGAAAGTGGTTCTATAAAGCTTAATGACAAGGAAATTAGAAATCAACCACCTAGAAAAGTGACTGAAACTGGAATAGGCCATATTCCTCAGGATCGTCATAAGCATGGGCTTGTGCTCGATTTTCCAATCGGAGAAAATATGGTTCTGCAAACCTATTACCAACAGCCCTATTCAAAAAATGGTGTATTAAGCTTTAAAGAAATTTATAAAAAGGCAAAAGGATTAATCCAAGAATATGATGTTCGAACTCCAAGTGAGTTTACACTAGCCCGCGCATTGTCTGGGGGTAACCAGCAAAAGGCAATCATTGGCCGTGAAATTGATCGGAATCCAGATTTGCTTATTGCAGCCCAGCCTACACGGGGATTAGATGTTGGTGCAATTGAGTTTATTCACCAACGCCTTATTGATCAGCGAGATCAAGGTAAAGCAGTCTTACTCATTTCTTTTGAACTCGATGAAATTTTAAATGTGAGTGACCGGATTGCCGTTATCTATGAAGGGAAAATTGTTGCCATTGTTGATCCTAAACAAACGACAGAACAAGAATTAGGATTGTTAATGGCTGGTTCGAAACGAAAGGAAGCAGGTGAAAAAGCCGATGTCTAATCGCTTGAAAAATATGATTGTTCCCCTTTTAGCTGTTTTATTAGGGATGATTGCCGGAACCATTATTATGATTGCTACCGGCTATAATGCTGGTGATGCATTCTATGCACTTTGGGATGGGGCTTTCGGTGATATATATTATTTTGGGGAAACCATTAGACAGGTGACACCATATATACTCGCTGGACTTGCCGTTGCTTTTGCATTCAAAACGGGATTGTTTAATATCGGAGTAGAAGGACAGCTAATTGTCGGGTGGCTTGCAGCCGTTTGGGTAGGGTTCGCATTTGATCTCCCTAAGATTATTCATTTGCCTTTAGCTGTTTTAGCCGCTGCAGCTGCTGGAGCACTTTGGGCATTTATACCTGGTTTTTTAAAAGCCCGTTTCCGTGTTCACGAAGTTATTGTTACCATTATGTTGAACTATGTAGCATTACATGTATCAAACTATTTCGTTCGTTCGGTTTTTTCTGAAAAGAGTGATCGCACACCTAATATCCATGAAACTGCTTCTTTGCGTTCTCCTTTTCTAGAAGGCCTGACTGATTTCTCTCGCTTACATTGGGGTATAGTAATTGCTCTTTTCTGTGCACTTTTAATGTGGTTTATTCTGGAGAAAACGACTAGGGGATATGAATTAAAATCAGTTGGTTTTAATCAGCATGCCTCTGAATATGCCGGTATGAATGTTCGCTCTAATATTATTTTATCAATGGTGATTTCGGGTTCCTTTGCAGGACTAGCGGGCGCAATGGAAGGGCTTGGCACCTTTGGCTATACAGCGGTAAAGGGCGGGTTCACAGGAGTAGGATTTGATGGAATTGCTGTAGCCCTGCTCGGTGCAAACGGGCCTATTGGCATTATCTTAGCGGCTATATTATTTGGCGCTTTAAAGGTAGGGGCGTTAAATATGCCACTTGAAGCAGGCGTGCCAAATGAACTTGTTGATATTATTATCGCCTTAATTGTCTTCTTTGTAGCAGCTAGTTATATGATTAGAATCTTCATTGATCGTATTGGTAAAAAGGGGGTGAAGTAAGTGGGCATCATCGATATGTTAGCAATCATAATTCCCTCAACAATGCTTTGGGCAGCACCACTTATTTTCACAGCATTAGGCGGAACCTTTTCAGAGCGTTCAGGGGTTATTAATATTGGTCTTGAAGGATTAATGGTTATCGGTGCATTTTCAGCTATTGTCTTTAACCTAACGTTCGCAAGCACCTTTGGAAGCTTTACTCCATGGGTTTCGTTACTTGCAGCAATGGTTATCGGAGCATTGCTTTCGGCTTTCCACGCCGTTGCATCGATTACTTTTAGAGCGGACCAGACTGTCTCAGGTGTTGCTATAAATCTTTTGGCTGTCGGAGCAGCGTTGTTCCTAGTTAAGTTTATTTATGGTAAAGGTCAAACGGATGCTATTCAAAAAGGCTTCCATAAGATTGACATTCCCATTTTAGGTGATATTCCTCTTATAGGGAGATTGTTTTTCTCAAATACGTATTACACTTCTTATGTAGCGATCATAGCTGCCATTATTGTGTGGTATGTTATTTTTAAAACCCCTTTCGGATTAAGATTGCGAGCTGTCGGTGAACACCCAATGGCTGCTGATACAACGGGGGTAAATGTAACAAAAATTCGTTATATCGCTGTAATCCTTTCTGGTGCCCTTGGCGGAATCGGGGGAGGCATCTATGCTCAATCGATTACTTCCGACTTTAGCCATGCGACTATTAGCGGTCAAGGTTTTATGGCATTAGCAGCAATGATTTTCGGTAAATGGCATCCACTTGGGGCTATGGGTGCTGCTTTGTTCTTCGGATTTGCTCAAAGCTTAAGTATTATCGGATCAAGCTTGCCTTTCTTGGAAAATATTCCGAATGTCTATTTATTAATTGCTCCATATTTGTTAACAATTCTAGCCTTAACAGGATTTATCGGACGTGCCGATGCGCCGAAAGCTTCAGGTGTCCCATATATTAAAGGAACACGTTAATTTGCTTAAGACCTCATTTTTTGGGGTCTTTTTTTCGTACCCGGTATCACAATTACCATTTAAGTTAATAACTTGAAATATGGAATTGGGGCAAGTTATATTTAGAATATGTTTATTTCAAAAAGTTTGTGGAAAATAACCAATGTTAAGTTACATAAGATAGTAAAGCAAATAATAATTATATTAGGATGATTGGGAGGACAGAATATGGAAATTTTATCAGAAGCCGTTAAACCAATGAATGGCTATAATCTTCATATTGTAAACACCGAAAAATATAAAACCAATACTTTAGTTTGGAAAATGAAAGCCCCGCTAAATAAAGAATTTTCAACCCATAGGGCTTTACTTCCGTATGTTCTGCAGAGCAGCAGTGAAAAATATCCTACCACCGGGAAGCTCCGTTCTTATCTAGATGAGCTTTATGGAGCAACCTTTTTTGTGGACCTGTCCAAAAAAGGAGAATACCACATTATTAGTTTTTCAATGGAAATCGCAAATGAAAAATTTTTATCAGATCATACCCCTCTTTTAAAAGAAGCATTTCAATTTTTATCAGAAATTTTAACAAAACCAAATGTTCAAGGAAATGCTTTTGATACAGATACTGTAGAGAATGAAAAAAGGACATTAAAGCAAAGGATTCAATCTGTATATGATGATAAAATGCGCTACTCCAACTTTCGTCTCGTTCAAGAAATGTGCAAGGAGGAGCCGTATTCACTGCATGTTCATGGAGAAAAGGAAGATGTTGACCCGATTACCCCTGAAGGTCTTTACGAGTACTATCAGAATGCTTTAAATCAAGATGAGATGGACCTTTATGTGATAGGGGACGTAAATCAGGATGAAGTAGAGGCTATTGCACAGGAACTATTGCAATTTACGGATCGGACTCCACAGGTTATCCATTCTTCAGCATTCAAAGAAAAGAATGATGTTCATGAAGTAATCGAAAACCAGGATGTAAAGCAAGGGAAATTAAATATTGGCTACCGGACAAATATTGTTTATGGGGATGAGGATTACTACGCTTTACAAGTTTATAACGGAATTTTTGGCGGCTTCTCACATTCCAAGCTATTTATTAATGTAAGGGAAAAAGCGAGTCTTGCTTATTACGCGGCAAGCAGGTTAGAGAGCCATAAAGGCTTATTAATGGTGATGACAGGAATTGATAATAAAAATTATGATCAGGCTGTCAGTATTATTCATGCGCAAATTGAGGCGATGAAAAATGGTGATTTCACGGAAGAGGAATTAAACCAGACGAAGGCAGTTATTAAAAATCAGCTGCTCGAGACCATTGATACATCTAGAGGGATAGTTGAGGTCCTTTATCATAACGTAGTATCCCAAAAAGATATATTCATCCAAGATTGGATGGATAAAATGGATCTTGCTTCAAAGGACGATATTGTTGCGGTTGCCAATAAGATCACTTTAGATACGATTTATTTTTTAACTGGGAAGGAGGCAGGAATGTAATGGAAAAAATTACATTTGAACAGCTAAAGGAAGAATTATTTTTTGAGAAACTTGATAATGGTTTAGATGTGTACATCCTGCCAAAAGCTGGTTTTAATAAAACTTATGCGACTTTTACAACGAAATACGGGTCCATTGACAATCATTTCCTTCCTCAAGGGAAAAAGGAGTATGTGAAAGTTCCCGATGGGATTGCTCACTTTTTAGAGCATAAGCTTTTTGAGAAAGAGGATGGAGATGTCTTTCAGCAATTTAGCAGGCAGGGAGCATCGGCTAATGCATTTACATCTTTCACAAGAACTGCTTACTTATTTTCGAGTACATCAAATGTAGAAAAAAATCTTGACACTTTAATTGATTTTGTTCAATATCCATATTTTACAGAACAAACAGTTGAGAAAGAAAAGGGAATCATCGGACAGGAAATTACGATGTATGATGATAATCCTGACTGGCGGTTGTATTTTGGTTTAATTGAAAATATGTATCAGCAACATCCGGTGAAAATTGATATTGCTGGAACGGTTGACACGATTTCTCATATTACGAAAGACCTGCTTTATGAGTGCTATCATACGTTCTACCACCCAAGTAATATGCTATTATTTATTGTAGGACCTGTAAATCCAGTCAATATTATGAAGCAAATTAAGGATAACCAATCATCTAAAGATTACAAGCAATTGCCAGAAATTCATCGTAAATTGGAAGAAGAGCCTGAACAGGTTGCAAAGAAGAAGCAAGTGTTGCAAATGAATGTTCAAACATCCAAATGCTTAGTGGGTATAAAGGCGAAGAATGTGAATAAGTCTGGCGAGGAATTATTGAAAACAGAGCTAAGTTTAAACGTTATGCTCGACATTATATTTGGTAAAAGCTCTGACCATTATAGTACTTTATATAAACAAGGGTTAATTGACGATACGTTCTCGTTTGATTATACCCAGGAAAACAGTTTTGGATTTGCTATGGTCGGCGGAGATACAAATGATCCGGATAAGCTTGCCCAATCAATAATGAAAATTCTATTAAAAATGAAGGAAAAGGGAGCCATTTCAGAAGAGAGCCTTGAACGAACGAAAAAGAAAAAGATTGGCGCCTTTCTGCGGGCAATAAACTCACCCGAATATATTGCGAATCAATTTACAAGATATGCCTTTAATGAAATGAATTTATTTGATGTGGTTACAACCCTTGAAGCTATAAAAATAGAGGATATAGAAAGCATAGCAAGTGAATTTATTTCAGAAGAAAGATTTTCTGTTTGTCAAGTTGTCCCGAAAAGTTGATTAACAAAAACAATATGACGATAATAAAGAGAAAGCGCTTCTTCATATTAGCGCTTTCTTTCCTTTTTAGTTTAGAGCATGGAGTGAACAGGATGAGAAAATATGCATTAATTACGGGAGCAAGCGGTGGTATCGGGGAAGCGATTGCTGCTAAATTAGCGGAAGAGGGCTATCATTTATATTTGCATTATCATGAGAATAAAAGGGCAATTGAAACTTTAATGGAGCAGCTTAAAGCTTTTGGGGGAGAGTATATTCCAATCCAGGCAGATTTATCTTCAAAAAGTGGCTATAAAAAGCTCGCAAAAAATATTTTTTCCATTGATGCCATTATTCATAATAGCGGAATTAGCCATTACGGCCTTTTATATGAGCTTGAGGACAGCATGGCAGAAAAGCTGATCAATCTTCATGTCACAACACCACTTATGCTTACGAAGCAATTATTGCCTAAATTACTGGCAAAAAGAAGCGGAAACATTATCGTTATCTCATCAATATGGGGTCAAACTGGAGCTGCTTGTGAGGTGGCCTACTCCACAGTTAAAGGTGCTCAAATATCGTTTGTCAAAGCGTTAAGCAAAGAGCTGGCCTTTAATGGCATCAGAGTGAATGCTGTAGCACCAGGTGCCGTTCAAACAGCAATGCTAGAGGGCTTTACCTTTGATGAGCTTGAATCGCTCAAAAATGAAATTCCAATGGGAAGACTCGCTTCACCTGAAAATATTGCTGATTCTGTTTCATTTCTTTTGTCAGAAAAATCGTCCTATATTACGGGACAAGTACTGGCCGTAAATGGCGGCTGGTATACTTAATCAATGGTTACCAAGGAAAACATGAATATTTTTTCTCTGCAATAAACAAAATAACTATGTACTATAGTTGTACAACACAGTTTTTAAAGGAGGATATACTCATGTCTGTACTTGAAAATTGGCAGCAATGGAAAGACTTTCTAGGCGATCGTCTAGATCAGGGACAGCAGCAGGGAATGAATAAAGACACAATTAATAATCTTGCCTACCAAATCGGTGACTACTTAGCAAAACAAGTAGATCCGAAAAATGAACAGCAGAGAATTCTCTCTGATTTATGGTCCGTTGCTGATAAGGACGAACAGATGGCCATTGCAAATATTATGGTTAAACTGGTAGAGAACAACGGAACACAACAATAATTTATGACAAAAAAGGAGAGGCTCACCCTCTCTTTTTTTATGCTTTGAAAGAATTAAACTCCAAATGTATCCTGAAAATGATTAAAAATTGATTTTTATTACGTTCTGATTGGTTTTTTCCTTTCATCTTTTTACGAAATCATTTATTATAAAGGTGCGATTGATAAAGAGGACAAGTTGGTCTTTCATATTCAACCTCATAAACGTAAAGGGAATCGTAGGACGGTACTTAAGGAGGTAATTAATTTTGAGCAAAACAGAGTGGTATTTAGAGTATGAAATCCAAAAGAACCGACCAGGTTTGCTTGGCGATATTTCTTCCCTTTTAGGTATGCTTTCCATTAACATTGTTACGATCAATGGTGTTGATGAAGGCCGGAGGGGGTTATTGATTCTAGCAGAAAGCAATGAACAAATTGTTCGGCTTGAGTCAATTTTACATACTATGGATACAATAAAATTAATTAAACTCCGTAAACCAAAATTAAGGGACCGTTTGGCTGTTCGACACGGAAGATACATACAAAGAGACGCAGATGACAAAAAGACTTTCCGTTTTGTAAGGGACGAGCTTGGACTATTAGTTGACTTTATGGCAGAATTATTTAAGCAGGAAGGGCACAAGCTAATAGGTATAAGAGGAATGCCTCGTGTTGGAAAAACCGAATCAATTGTTGCTTCAAGTGTTTGTGCCAATAAAAGATGGTTATTCGTTTCCTCTACGCTGTTAAAGCAAACCATTCGCAATCAATTAATTCATGATGAGTATAATGAAAATAATCTCTTTATTATTGACGGGATTGTTTCTTCTAGACGAGCAAACGAACGCCATTGGCAGCTTGTACGTGAAATTATGAATATGAATGCTGTTAAAGTGGTAGAGCATCCAGATATTTTTGTGGAAAACACAGAGTATTCGATTGAAGATTTCGATTATATAATTGAGCTTCGCACTGATCCTGAAGAGGAAATAAAATATGATATTGTCGATAAAACCAAAATGATCTCCGAATCTGACTTTGGAGGCTTTGATTTTTCGTAAGTTGGAAGGTGTTAAAAATTGTCGGAACTTGGGGTTAAGTTAAAAGAAGCCCGCTTGGCTAAAGGCTTAAGTCTCGATGACTTGCAAGTAGCCACAAAAATTCAAAAGCGGTATTTAATTGGCATTGAAGAAGGAAACTATAGTATGATGCCTGGGAAGTTCTATATACGCGCTTTCATTAAACAGTATGCAGAAGCTGTGGGATTACAGCCAGAAGAGCTATTTGAACAGTATAAATCGGAAATTCCTTCTACTATAAATGAGGATATTCCTGAAAAGCTGTCTAGAGTGCAATCAAGAAAAGATATTACTTCAGGCGGTTCAAAAGTCTTTGATATTCTTCCGAAAATTTTAATAGCTGTATTCATTATAGGTGCAGCGGCTGTTGTTTATTATTTCGTTACTCAAAAAGGCGATGGAAATGCAGATAAGGATCTCGCAGATAATAGCGGGAATGAGCAAGTTCGTCTTGAAGAATCGGAAGACTTTTCCAAAGAGTCTGATGTTAATTCTGAAGCTGATTCGGATAAGGAATCTTCAAAAGCTGACGAGGAAAATGGGGCAGCAGAGGATGAAGTTGAAGAGGAAACGCCTCCTATACCGAATCAAGAACTTACTGTCGTTGAAACTAGCGGCAAAAATACAATATATGAACTAAAAAATGCGGATACGTTTGAATTGAAGGTTGTTTCGACTGGAAAAACATGGGTTAGTGTCAAAAATGGTAAGGGAACATCTTTCTACCAAGGAACATTAACAAAAGGGGACACAGAAAGCCAGTCTCTTGATTTTTCAAAAGAAACTGAAGCTGCGTTAATCATCGGAAACTCCCTTGAAACTGAGATTTATGTGAACGATGAAAAAGTGGTTTTTGCCATTGATCCGGCTCAGATTGTAACGCAGAATATTACCATTCGCTACTTACCGAGCAACGAATAGTCATCAATTGATGACTATTTTTCACTTTTCTCATCGACTTATTACAAATTGGAGGTAAATCATGAATCTGCCTAATAAAATTACAATCTCAAGAATTTGCCTTATCCCTGTGTTTCTAATTATCATGCTCGTTCCTTTCTCTTGGGGTGACGTGACAATGCTTGGGGCTACGCTTCCTGTAACCCATCTAATTGGTGCCTTAGTTTTCATTTTTGCCTCTGCTACAGATTGGGTGGATGGCTATTATGCCAGAAAGCTAAACCTCGTAACGAACTTTGGAAAGTTCCTTGACCCTCTGGCTGATAAGCTGCTTGTTTCTGCAGCGTTAATCGTCTTAGTGGAACTGGGATTTGCTCCATCATGGATCGTGATTATCATAATTAGCCGTGAATTTGCGGTCACTGGATTACGTCTTCTTCTAGCCGAAGGGGGAGAAGTAGTTGCGGCAAACATGTTGGGAAAAATCAAAACTTGGGCACAAATAGTAGCGATTTCGGCTTTGCTTTTACATAATATTATATTTGAAATGTTTTCTATTCCGTTTGCTGATATAGCCCTTTGGATCGCCATGATTTTTACAATTTGGTCTGGCTGGGACTATTTCATAAAGAATAAGCAAGTCTTTACTAATTCAAAATAGATTTCGCAAATAAAGGTGGCGTCCCGAATGAATGCAGAAATCATTGCAGTAGGTTCTGAACTATTGCTAGGTCAAATTGTTAATACAAATGCTAGGTTTTTGTCACGGCAGCTAGCTGATTTAGGAGTTAATGTTTTTTATCATACAGTTGTTGGAGATAATCCGAAGCGCCTAAAGACTGCAATTGAAATAGCTGAAAACCGCTCTGATTTTCTTATTTTTACCGGTGGTTTAGGACCAACGAAGGATGATTTAACGAAGGAAACGATTGC from Bacillus sp. DTU_2020_1000418_1_SI_GHA_SEK_038 includes these protein-coding regions:
- a CDS encoding ABC transporter permease, yielding MSNRLKNMIVPLLAVLLGMIAGTIIMIATGYNAGDAFYALWDGAFGDIYYFGETIRQVTPYILAGLAVAFAFKTGLFNIGVEGQLIVGWLAAVWVGFAFDLPKIIHLPLAVLAAAAAGALWAFIPGFLKARFRVHEVIVTIMLNYVALHVSNYFVRSVFSEKSDRTPNIHETASLRSPFLEGLTDFSRLHWGIVIALFCALLMWFILEKTTRGYELKSVGFNQHASEYAGMNVRSNIILSMVISGSFAGLAGAMEGLGTFGYTAVKGGFTGVGFDGIAVALLGANGPIGIILAAILFGALKVGALNMPLEAGVPNELVDIIIALIVFFVAASYMIRIFIDRIGKKGVK
- a CDS encoding ABC transporter permease, translating into MLAIIIPSTMLWAAPLIFTALGGTFSERSGVINIGLEGLMVIGAFSAIVFNLTFASTFGSFTPWVSLLAAMVIGALLSAFHAVASITFRADQTVSGVAINLLAVGAALFLVKFIYGKGQTDAIQKGFHKIDIPILGDIPLIGRLFFSNTYYTSYVAIIAAIIVWYVIFKTPFGLRLRAVGEHPMAADTTGVNVTKIRYIAVILSGALGGIGGGIYAQSITSDFSHATISGQGFMALAAMIFGKWHPLGAMGAALFFGFAQSLSIIGSSLPFLENIPNVYLLIAPYLLTILALTGFIGRADAPKASGVPYIKGTR
- the yfmF gene encoding EF-P 5-aminopentanol modification-associated protein YfmF, with the translated sequence MEILSEAVKPMNGYNLHIVNTEKYKTNTLVWKMKAPLNKEFSTHRALLPYVLQSSSEKYPTTGKLRSYLDELYGATFFVDLSKKGEYHIISFSMEIANEKFLSDHTPLLKEAFQFLSEILTKPNVQGNAFDTDTVENEKRTLKQRIQSVYDDKMRYSNFRLVQEMCKEEPYSLHVHGEKEDVDPITPEGLYEYYQNALNQDEMDLYVIGDVNQDEVEAIAQELLQFTDRTPQVIHSSAFKEKNDVHEVIENQDVKQGKLNIGYRTNIVYGDEDYYALQVYNGIFGGFSHSKLFINVREKASLAYYAASRLESHKGLLMVMTGIDNKNYDQAVSIIHAQIEAMKNGDFTEEELNQTKAVIKNQLLETIDTSRGIVEVLYHNVVSQKDIFIQDWMDKMDLASKDDIVAVANKITLDTIYFLTGKEAGM
- the yfmH gene encoding EF-P 5-aminopentanol modification-associated protein YfmH, which produces MEKITFEQLKEELFFEKLDNGLDVYILPKAGFNKTYATFTTKYGSIDNHFLPQGKKEYVKVPDGIAHFLEHKLFEKEDGDVFQQFSRQGASANAFTSFTRTAYLFSSTSNVEKNLDTLIDFVQYPYFTEQTVEKEKGIIGQEITMYDDNPDWRLYFGLIENMYQQHPVKIDIAGTVDTISHITKDLLYECYHTFYHPSNMLLFIVGPVNPVNIMKQIKDNQSSKDYKQLPEIHRKLEEEPEQVAKKKQVLQMNVQTSKCLVGIKAKNVNKSGEELLKTELSLNVMLDIIFGKSSDHYSTLYKQGLIDDTFSFDYTQENSFGFAMVGGDTNDPDKLAQSIMKILLKMKEKGAISEESLERTKKKKIGAFLRAINSPEYIANQFTRYAFNEMNLFDVVTTLEAIKIEDIESIASEFISEERFSVCQVVPKS
- the ymfI gene encoding elongation factor P 5-aminopentanone reductase, which encodes MRKYALITGASGGIGEAIAAKLAEEGYHLYLHYHENKRAIETLMEQLKAFGGEYIPIQADLSSKSGYKKLAKNIFSIDAIIHNSGISHYGLLYELEDSMAEKLINLHVTTPLMLTKQLLPKLLAKRSGNIIVISSIWGQTGAACEVAYSTVKGAQISFVKALSKELAFNGIRVNAVAPGAVQTAMLEGFTFDELESLKNEIPMGRLASPENIADSVSFLLSEKSSYITGQVLAVNGGWYT
- a CDS encoding DUF3243 domain-containing protein, which translates into the protein MSVLENWQQWKDFLGDRLDQGQQQGMNKDTINNLAYQIGDYLAKQVDPKNEQQRILSDLWSVADKDEQMAIANIMVKLVENNGTQQ
- a CDS encoding DUF3388 domain-containing protein, which produces MSKTEWYLEYEIQKNRPGLLGDISSLLGMLSINIVTINGVDEGRRGLLILAESNEQIVRLESILHTMDTIKLIKLRKPKLRDRLAVRHGRYIQRDADDKKTFRFVRDELGLLVDFMAELFKQEGHKLIGIRGMPRVGKTESIVASSVCANKRWLFVSSTLLKQTIRNQLIHDEYNENNLFIIDGIVSSRRANERHWQLVREIMNMNAVKVVEHPDIFVENTEYSIEDFDYIIELRTDPEEEIKYDIVDKTKMISESDFGGFDFS
- a CDS encoding helix-turn-helix domain-containing protein, which encodes MSELGVKLKEARLAKGLSLDDLQVATKIQKRYLIGIEEGNYSMMPGKFYIRAFIKQYAEAVGLQPEELFEQYKSEIPSTINEDIPEKLSRVQSRKDITSGGSKVFDILPKILIAVFIIGAAAVVYYFVTQKGDGNADKDLADNSGNEQVRLEESEDFSKESDVNSEADSDKESSKADEENGAAEDEVEEETPPIPNQELTVVETSGKNTIYELKNADTFELKVVSTGKTWVSVKNGKGTSFYQGTLTKGDTESQSLDFSKETEAALIIGNSLETEIYVNDEKVVFAIDPAQIVTQNITIRYLPSNE
- the pgsA gene encoding CDP-diacylglycerol--glycerol-3-phosphate 3-phosphatidyltransferase, whose amino-acid sequence is MNLPNKITISRICLIPVFLIIMLVPFSWGDVTMLGATLPVTHLIGALVFIFASATDWVDGYYARKLNLVTNFGKFLDPLADKLLVSAALIVLVELGFAPSWIVIIIISREFAVTGLRLLLAEGGEVVAANMLGKIKTWAQIVAISALLLHNIIFEMFSIPFADIALWIAMIFTIWSGWDYFIKNKQVFTNSK